Proteins co-encoded in one Garra rufa chromosome 21, GarRuf1.0, whole genome shotgun sequence genomic window:
- the nhsl1a gene encoding NHS-like protein 1 isoform X2, translating into MFCLRAVSSLDEESKWSVHYTAPWHQQENVFLPGSRPACVEDLHHQAKVNLKTVLRECDKLRKDGFRSSQCYSQSPAFSATSLCENVHLDEEKTEKKKKRFKVLDCLSQSCLSLCCHLRSWKTKASESPNEEEKLVYSMPPQTPLLEHEMEIQRSWSSCLPLPTPEEKMRIQAQSVATDVIPINITGENFDRQASFRRSAANTDTIIRRPKRVQRRKTITGVPDNIQTELANNEQDDRIHSMSMADQYTTLSRVGSVNSTLRHLDTRDSSCQTEEMKIVPPSVRRIRAQRGHGIAAQMACVSSSSSISTMSDCNGISYTQLNDSDQSFHSLPRQGSHISHQHCEPKYSSSPYRMNSGSTSSLSYQFDLQDGSSSSLHMLSDSRSNALNSPKLAENPNYQGSDQNNTPGLFSLTGALQNSIFYGHKRTEDNQMQSPHSSAQLLSTADSTLSSCYESTTSLCTGIHTETESQCSTLDGRNCGSRNCVRRDSNFSESSNQSCSTLTTDQWMYEVSPKDNVTSDCSSPVSHIYNSEEHSPSKTDTSSLFSIDNEGYYTSMRLDSGLKSHSHGSINKAGDAKHGLYECKDHHSQGDRASLHSNRSLTRSISLRKAKKPPLPPARTDSLRRKPHRKSHHNGSVLSEQLISSLQQSLELNLKTCSEQTPCSGFEDPWVLRPRSQSTISAASSGMSAPAAVCPVTPTHSDSSSQRSDYAESWDFYMDYQGPRSDQSLTRSASTEENQENIGNASYNIGHCNSSGIQSKLASSPDKVHRLTSPSSGYSSQSNTPTAGTPVTSLIRAKSPAGRPKPKVPERKSSLRSSVSSSSTSLSSNTSDSIRNIPLPPPLPDVTITSCGSSIPASCSPTAAMVDSTPPLPLLPDLEERRSSLSSEKSDSIDFPPPPPKVFESLSSDEDTNSPPPSFPPPKPSLYILSPPPPPPPPLPEMSLPTAAIFNTESCLTPKKAVEIEKALHFNHTGEQEKTQRPVITAQALQMVQLRPVKLKEIEDIFTAVSFDDFEDQAHETNSGKFMESKTSEQTVTAICDSQSENGVDTFEHEYLDYNIIQSFPEASTGSLPPGLLSNAAQNVSVDLSKTSPVLSPHELLQCINSSESSQLKQKAPISPKKPNLSLIMPPIVCNGLKLQQDHEAETLESGQLNGTSLRNTVDLQAIPLDLEITEESDSDTSTPVVKSRLSLSSELSSSSLQDLQLSDLILHEHDLGLSDQDFGLCDDKSTSDDGSSSSSGSISFKEDEHEENGAAFDLSTESASSINANGEAVEEMVTPARPRTTEDLFAAIHRSKRKVLGRGDSEEERCRNILPSPPVTPTGSCPSLTSLPRPTGSIQRNLRRSSTSNDSFKALLLKKGSRSESSFRMSAAEILKCTDPRFQRANSDHAQSDGLCTSPTSSRRASEEWARTEGALPRLTAGLTSLKYGRSRTPPSAASSRYNSRSRISSGPMTAICEKEGELAESTDFCISAESHFALPISSSSTVCAQGST; encoded by the exons AATGCGACAAGCTCAGGAAAGATGGATTCCGCAGTTCCCAGTGCTACTCCCAAAGCCCTGCCTTCTCTGCAACCAGCCTTTGTGAAAATGTGCACCTGGATGAGGAGAAGACAGAGAAGAAAAAGAAG CGGTTTAAAGTCCTTGACTGTCTATCACAGTCTTGCCTCTCTCTCTGCTGTCATTTGAGATCTTGGAAAACAAAG GCTTCAGAGTCACCTAATGAAGAGGAGAAACTTGTGTACTCGATGCCACCTCAGACCCCTCTGCTGGAACATGAAATGGAAATCCAGAGAAGCTGGAGCAGCTGTCTACCTTTGCCCACTCCTGAGGAGAAGATGAGAATACAGGCTCAGTCGGTGGCCACTGATGTCATTCCCATCAACATTACAG GTGAGAACTTTGACCGTCAGGCCAGCTTCCGTCGCTCCGCAGCAAACACCGATACCATAATACGAAGACCCAAGAGGGTGCAAAGAAGAAAGACAATAACAGGAGTTCCTGACAACATCCAGACTGAACTAG CAAATAATGAACAAGATGACAGAATTCACTCAATGTCTATGGCAGATCAGTACACCACCCTCAGTCGAGTGGGCAGTGTAAACTCCACACTTAGACACTTAGACACCCGTGACTCCAGTTGCCAAACAGAAGAGATGAAGATTGTTCCTCCCTCCGTACGCAGAATCAGAGCACAAAGAGGCCACGGAATTGCCGCCCAAATGGCCTGCGTCTCCTCCTCAAGCAGCATTTCCACAATGAGTGACTGTAATGGAATTAGCTACACTCAGCTCAATGACAGCGATCAGAGCTTTCACAGTTTGCCACGACAAGGTTCTCACATCTCACATCAACACTGTGAACCAAAGTACAGCAGCTCCCCCTACAGGATGAATTCTGGATCTACAAGCTCCTTGTCCTACCAGTTTGACTTACAGGATGGCTCTTCATCGTCACTGCATATGCTGTCCGATTCCAGAAGCAATGCATTGAACAGCCCCAAACTTGCCGAAAATCCAAATTACCAAGGTTCTGATCAAAATAATACCCCAGGCTTGTTTAGCCTCACTGGTGCTCTACAGAACTCAATTTTTTACGGACACAAAAGGACTGAGGATAATCAGATGCAGTCACCTCATTCCTCAGCCCAGTTGCTTAGTACTGCTGATTCCACGTTGTCCTCCTGCTACGAATCCACAACCTCCCTTTGTACAGGGATCCATACAGAGACAGAGTCCCAGTGCAGCACACTTGACGGAAGAAATTGCGGCAGTCGTAACTGTGTCCGCAGGGATTCCAACTTCTCAGAGAGCAGCAATCAAAGCTGCAGCACACTAACCACTGACCAGTGGATGTATGAAGTTTCTCCAAAGGACAATGTCACCTCTGATTGCTCCTCACCTGTCAGCCACATATACAACAGTGAGGAACACTCTCCCAGCAAGACAGACACAAGCTCATTGTTCTCTATTGACAATGAAGGTTACTACACCTCCATGCGGCTGGACTCTGGTTTGAAGTCGCATAGCCACGGCTCCATCAATAAAGCGGGAGATGCAAAGCACGGTTTGTACGAGTGCAAGGACCACCACAGTCAAGGGGATCGTGCAAGTCTGCATAGCAACCGCTCCCTGACTCGCAGCATTTCCCTGCGGAAAGCCAAGAAGCCCCCGCTCCCTCCGGCGAGGACCGATTCCTTAAGGCGTAAACCTCACAGGAAGTCTCACCATAATGGTTCGGTCCTTAGTGAGCAGTTGATCTCCAGCCTCCAGCAGTCCTTAGAGCTTAACCTAAAAACGTGCTCAGAACAGACACCCTGCAGTGGGTTTGAAGACCCTTGGGTACTCCGACCCAGAAGCCAGAGCACCATAAGTGCTGCAAGCAGTGGGATGTCTGCACCAGCTGCTGTTTGTCCGGTCACACCCACACACAGCGATAGCAGCAGTCAGCGCTCAGACTATGCAGAGTCATGGGACTTCTACATGGATTACCAAGGTCCACGGTCTGACCAGAGTCTCACAAGATCTGCAAGTACTGAGGAGAATCAAGAAAACATTGGCAATGCATCCTACAACATCGGACACTGCAACAGTAGTGGGATTCAGTCAAAACTGGCATCGTCACCTGACAAGGTTCATCGTTTGACGTCGCCATCGAGCGGTTATTCAAGTCAGTCCAACACTCCGACTGCAGGCACCCCGGTTACGTCTCTAATAAGAGCAAAATCTCCTGCAGGGAGGCCGAAACCAAAAGTGCCTGAAAGAAAGTCCTCCCTGCGGTCTTCTGTGTCGTCCTCCTCTACATCCTTGTCCTCCAACACCTCAGATTCCATCAGAAACATACCGCTACCTCCACCTCTACCTGACGTGACCATTACGTCATGCGGATCATCCATCCCCGCTTCTTGCTCTCCAACAGCAGCTATGGTAGACTCAACCCCACCTCTTCCTCTTCTACCTGACTTGGAAGAGAGACGTTCTTCACTTTCATCTGAAAAGAGTGACTCTATTGATTTCCCCCCTCCCCCACCAAAGGTTTTTGAATCTCTGTCAAGCGATGAAGATACAAATAGTCCTCCACCTTCGTTTCCTCCTCCCAAACCTTCACTGTACATTCTatctcctcctcctccacctcctccaCCATTACCTGAGATGAGCCTTCCAACAGCAGCCATTTTTAACACAGAGAGTTGTCTTACACCTAAGAAGGCTGTGGAAATTGAAAAAGCACTACATTTCAACCACACTGGAGAGCAAGAGAAGACTCAGAGACCAGTTATCACTGCCCAAGCTCTTCAAATGGTGCAGCTACGACCCGTCAAGCTCAAGGAAATAGAAGATATTTTTACAGCAGTCAGTTTCGATGATTTCGAAGACCAAGCACATGAAACAAACTCAGGAAAGTTCATGGAAAGTAAGACTTCGGAGCAAACGGTGACTGCCATTTGTGATAGTCAGTCTGAAAATGGCGTGGATACATTTGAACATGAATATTTAGATTACAATATTATACAAAGTTTCCCTGAGGCATCAACTGGTTCTCTACCTCCTGGCCTGCTCAGCAATGCTGCTCAGAATGTTTCAGTGGACCTTTCTAAGACATCTCCTGTTTTATCTCCCCATGAGCTTCTGCAATGCATAAACTCCTCAGAAAGTTCTCAGCTGAAACAGAAGGCTCCTATATCACCTAAGAAGCCCAATCTTTCCCTTATTATGCCACCTATAGTCTGTAATGGACTCAAGCTTCAACAGGATCATGAAGCAGAGACACTCGAGTCAGGGCAACTAAATGGCACATCCTTGAGAAACACAGTTGATTTGCAAGCAATTCCTTTAGACCTTGAGATTACGGAAGAAAGTGACTCCGACACTTCAACCCCTGTGGTCAAAAGCAGATTGTCTCTCAGCAGTGAGCTGTCATCAAGCAGTCTGCAAGATCTGCAACTCTCTGATCTCATCCTTCATGAGCATGACCTCGGCCTGAGTGATCAAGACTTTGGGCTCTGTGATGATAAAAGTACATCAGATGATGGTTCAAGCAGCAGCTCAGGATCCATCAGCTTTAAAGAGGATGAGCATGAGGAAAATG GTGCCGCGTTTGACTTGAGCACTGAAAGCGCATCCAGCATTAACGCTAACGGAGAGGCTGTGGAGGAGATGGTGACGCCTGCTCGTCCCCGTACTACAGAGGACCTCTTTGCTGCAATTCATCG GTCAAAGAGGAAGGTCCTGGGCCGTGGCGATTCTGAAGAGGAACGCTGCCGTAACATCCTCCCTTCCCCACCTGTCACTCCAACAGGCTCTTGCCCCAGCCTAACTTCCTTGCCACGTCCGACCGGCTCCATTCAGCGCAACCTGCGGCGCTCATCCACTAGCAACGACAGTTTCAAAGCTCTGCTTCTCAAGAAAGGCAGCCGTTCAGAGTCCAGCTTCCGCATGTCAGCTGCTGAGATTCTCAAATGCACAGACCCCCGTTTTCAAAGGGCTAATTCAGATCATGCACAATCTGATGGACTGTGCACCTCTCCGACAAGCAGCAGGAGGGCATCTGAAGAGTGGGCACGtacagagggagccttgccccgtTTAACCGCTGGACTAACAAGCCTAAAATATGGGCGTTCACGTACACCACCTTCTGCAGCCAGCAGCCGGTACAACAGCCGAAGCCGCATCTCCAGTGGGCCAATGACTGCCATTTGTGAAAAAGAGGGAGAGCTGGCCGAGTCTACAGACTTCTGCATTAGCGCTGAGAGTCATTTCGCCCTGCCCATATCCTCTAGCAGCACGGTCTGCGCTCAAGGCAGCACTTAG
- the nhsl1a gene encoding NHS-like protein 1 isoform X1 has product MVFIATTLKSVIKYFKKKAVSSLDEESKWSVHYTAPWHQQENVFLPGSRPACVEDLHHQAKVNLKTVLRECDKLRKDGFRSSQCYSQSPAFSATSLCENVHLDEEKTEKKKKRFKVLDCLSQSCLSLCCHLRSWKTKASESPNEEEKLVYSMPPQTPLLEHEMEIQRSWSSCLPLPTPEEKMRIQAQSVATDVIPINITGENFDRQASFRRSAANTDTIIRRPKRVQRRKTITGVPDNIQTELANNEQDDRIHSMSMADQYTTLSRVGSVNSTLRHLDTRDSSCQTEEMKIVPPSVRRIRAQRGHGIAAQMACVSSSSSISTMSDCNGISYTQLNDSDQSFHSLPRQGSHISHQHCEPKYSSSPYRMNSGSTSSLSYQFDLQDGSSSSLHMLSDSRSNALNSPKLAENPNYQGSDQNNTPGLFSLTGALQNSIFYGHKRTEDNQMQSPHSSAQLLSTADSTLSSCYESTTSLCTGIHTETESQCSTLDGRNCGSRNCVRRDSNFSESSNQSCSTLTTDQWMYEVSPKDNVTSDCSSPVSHIYNSEEHSPSKTDTSSLFSIDNEGYYTSMRLDSGLKSHSHGSINKAGDAKHGLYECKDHHSQGDRASLHSNRSLTRSISLRKAKKPPLPPARTDSLRRKPHRKSHHNGSVLSEQLISSLQQSLELNLKTCSEQTPCSGFEDPWVLRPRSQSTISAASSGMSAPAAVCPVTPTHSDSSSQRSDYAESWDFYMDYQGPRSDQSLTRSASTEENQENIGNASYNIGHCNSSGIQSKLASSPDKVHRLTSPSSGYSSQSNTPTAGTPVTSLIRAKSPAGRPKPKVPERKSSLRSSVSSSSTSLSSNTSDSIRNIPLPPPLPDVTITSCGSSIPASCSPTAAMVDSTPPLPLLPDLEERRSSLSSEKSDSIDFPPPPPKVFESLSSDEDTNSPPPSFPPPKPSLYILSPPPPPPPPLPEMSLPTAAIFNTESCLTPKKAVEIEKALHFNHTGEQEKTQRPVITAQALQMVQLRPVKLKEIEDIFTAVSFDDFEDQAHETNSGKFMESKTSEQTVTAICDSQSENGVDTFEHEYLDYNIIQSFPEASTGSLPPGLLSNAAQNVSVDLSKTSPVLSPHELLQCINSSESSQLKQKAPISPKKPNLSLIMPPIVCNGLKLQQDHEAETLESGQLNGTSLRNTVDLQAIPLDLEITEESDSDTSTPVVKSRLSLSSELSSSSLQDLQLSDLILHEHDLGLSDQDFGLCDDKSTSDDGSSSSSGSISFKEDEHEENGAAFDLSTESASSINANGEAVEEMVTPARPRTTEDLFAAIHRSKRKVLGRGDSEEERCRNILPSPPVTPTGSCPSLTSLPRPTGSIQRNLRRSSTSNDSFKALLLKKGSRSESSFRMSAAEILKCTDPRFQRANSDHAQSDGLCTSPTSSRRASEEWARTEGALPRLTAGLTSLKYGRSRTPPSAASSRYNSRSRISSGPMTAICEKEGELAESTDFCISAESHFALPISSSSTVCAQGST; this is encoded by the exons AATGCGACAAGCTCAGGAAAGATGGATTCCGCAGTTCCCAGTGCTACTCCCAAAGCCCTGCCTTCTCTGCAACCAGCCTTTGTGAAAATGTGCACCTGGATGAGGAGAAGACAGAGAAGAAAAAGAAG CGGTTTAAAGTCCTTGACTGTCTATCACAGTCTTGCCTCTCTCTCTGCTGTCATTTGAGATCTTGGAAAACAAAG GCTTCAGAGTCACCTAATGAAGAGGAGAAACTTGTGTACTCGATGCCACCTCAGACCCCTCTGCTGGAACATGAAATGGAAATCCAGAGAAGCTGGAGCAGCTGTCTACCTTTGCCCACTCCTGAGGAGAAGATGAGAATACAGGCTCAGTCGGTGGCCACTGATGTCATTCCCATCAACATTACAG GTGAGAACTTTGACCGTCAGGCCAGCTTCCGTCGCTCCGCAGCAAACACCGATACCATAATACGAAGACCCAAGAGGGTGCAAAGAAGAAAGACAATAACAGGAGTTCCTGACAACATCCAGACTGAACTAG CAAATAATGAACAAGATGACAGAATTCACTCAATGTCTATGGCAGATCAGTACACCACCCTCAGTCGAGTGGGCAGTGTAAACTCCACACTTAGACACTTAGACACCCGTGACTCCAGTTGCCAAACAGAAGAGATGAAGATTGTTCCTCCCTCCGTACGCAGAATCAGAGCACAAAGAGGCCACGGAATTGCCGCCCAAATGGCCTGCGTCTCCTCCTCAAGCAGCATTTCCACAATGAGTGACTGTAATGGAATTAGCTACACTCAGCTCAATGACAGCGATCAGAGCTTTCACAGTTTGCCACGACAAGGTTCTCACATCTCACATCAACACTGTGAACCAAAGTACAGCAGCTCCCCCTACAGGATGAATTCTGGATCTACAAGCTCCTTGTCCTACCAGTTTGACTTACAGGATGGCTCTTCATCGTCACTGCATATGCTGTCCGATTCCAGAAGCAATGCATTGAACAGCCCCAAACTTGCCGAAAATCCAAATTACCAAGGTTCTGATCAAAATAATACCCCAGGCTTGTTTAGCCTCACTGGTGCTCTACAGAACTCAATTTTTTACGGACACAAAAGGACTGAGGATAATCAGATGCAGTCACCTCATTCCTCAGCCCAGTTGCTTAGTACTGCTGATTCCACGTTGTCCTCCTGCTACGAATCCACAACCTCCCTTTGTACAGGGATCCATACAGAGACAGAGTCCCAGTGCAGCACACTTGACGGAAGAAATTGCGGCAGTCGTAACTGTGTCCGCAGGGATTCCAACTTCTCAGAGAGCAGCAATCAAAGCTGCAGCACACTAACCACTGACCAGTGGATGTATGAAGTTTCTCCAAAGGACAATGTCACCTCTGATTGCTCCTCACCTGTCAGCCACATATACAACAGTGAGGAACACTCTCCCAGCAAGACAGACACAAGCTCATTGTTCTCTATTGACAATGAAGGTTACTACACCTCCATGCGGCTGGACTCTGGTTTGAAGTCGCATAGCCACGGCTCCATCAATAAAGCGGGAGATGCAAAGCACGGTTTGTACGAGTGCAAGGACCACCACAGTCAAGGGGATCGTGCAAGTCTGCATAGCAACCGCTCCCTGACTCGCAGCATTTCCCTGCGGAAAGCCAAGAAGCCCCCGCTCCCTCCGGCGAGGACCGATTCCTTAAGGCGTAAACCTCACAGGAAGTCTCACCATAATGGTTCGGTCCTTAGTGAGCAGTTGATCTCCAGCCTCCAGCAGTCCTTAGAGCTTAACCTAAAAACGTGCTCAGAACAGACACCCTGCAGTGGGTTTGAAGACCCTTGGGTACTCCGACCCAGAAGCCAGAGCACCATAAGTGCTGCAAGCAGTGGGATGTCTGCACCAGCTGCTGTTTGTCCGGTCACACCCACACACAGCGATAGCAGCAGTCAGCGCTCAGACTATGCAGAGTCATGGGACTTCTACATGGATTACCAAGGTCCACGGTCTGACCAGAGTCTCACAAGATCTGCAAGTACTGAGGAGAATCAAGAAAACATTGGCAATGCATCCTACAACATCGGACACTGCAACAGTAGTGGGATTCAGTCAAAACTGGCATCGTCACCTGACAAGGTTCATCGTTTGACGTCGCCATCGAGCGGTTATTCAAGTCAGTCCAACACTCCGACTGCAGGCACCCCGGTTACGTCTCTAATAAGAGCAAAATCTCCTGCAGGGAGGCCGAAACCAAAAGTGCCTGAAAGAAAGTCCTCCCTGCGGTCTTCTGTGTCGTCCTCCTCTACATCCTTGTCCTCCAACACCTCAGATTCCATCAGAAACATACCGCTACCTCCACCTCTACCTGACGTGACCATTACGTCATGCGGATCATCCATCCCCGCTTCTTGCTCTCCAACAGCAGCTATGGTAGACTCAACCCCACCTCTTCCTCTTCTACCTGACTTGGAAGAGAGACGTTCTTCACTTTCATCTGAAAAGAGTGACTCTATTGATTTCCCCCCTCCCCCACCAAAGGTTTTTGAATCTCTGTCAAGCGATGAAGATACAAATAGTCCTCCACCTTCGTTTCCTCCTCCCAAACCTTCACTGTACATTCTatctcctcctcctccacctcctccaCCATTACCTGAGATGAGCCTTCCAACAGCAGCCATTTTTAACACAGAGAGTTGTCTTACACCTAAGAAGGCTGTGGAAATTGAAAAAGCACTACATTTCAACCACACTGGAGAGCAAGAGAAGACTCAGAGACCAGTTATCACTGCCCAAGCTCTTCAAATGGTGCAGCTACGACCCGTCAAGCTCAAGGAAATAGAAGATATTTTTACAGCAGTCAGTTTCGATGATTTCGAAGACCAAGCACATGAAACAAACTCAGGAAAGTTCATGGAAAGTAAGACTTCGGAGCAAACGGTGACTGCCATTTGTGATAGTCAGTCTGAAAATGGCGTGGATACATTTGAACATGAATATTTAGATTACAATATTATACAAAGTTTCCCTGAGGCATCAACTGGTTCTCTACCTCCTGGCCTGCTCAGCAATGCTGCTCAGAATGTTTCAGTGGACCTTTCTAAGACATCTCCTGTTTTATCTCCCCATGAGCTTCTGCAATGCATAAACTCCTCAGAAAGTTCTCAGCTGAAACAGAAGGCTCCTATATCACCTAAGAAGCCCAATCTTTCCCTTATTATGCCACCTATAGTCTGTAATGGACTCAAGCTTCAACAGGATCATGAAGCAGAGACACTCGAGTCAGGGCAACTAAATGGCACATCCTTGAGAAACACAGTTGATTTGCAAGCAATTCCTTTAGACCTTGAGATTACGGAAGAAAGTGACTCCGACACTTCAACCCCTGTGGTCAAAAGCAGATTGTCTCTCAGCAGTGAGCTGTCATCAAGCAGTCTGCAAGATCTGCAACTCTCTGATCTCATCCTTCATGAGCATGACCTCGGCCTGAGTGATCAAGACTTTGGGCTCTGTGATGATAAAAGTACATCAGATGATGGTTCAAGCAGCAGCTCAGGATCCATCAGCTTTAAAGAGGATGAGCATGAGGAAAATG GTGCCGCGTTTGACTTGAGCACTGAAAGCGCATCCAGCATTAACGCTAACGGAGAGGCTGTGGAGGAGATGGTGACGCCTGCTCGTCCCCGTACTACAGAGGACCTCTTTGCTGCAATTCATCG GTCAAAGAGGAAGGTCCTGGGCCGTGGCGATTCTGAAGAGGAACGCTGCCGTAACATCCTCCCTTCCCCACCTGTCACTCCAACAGGCTCTTGCCCCAGCCTAACTTCCTTGCCACGTCCGACCGGCTCCATTCAGCGCAACCTGCGGCGCTCATCCACTAGCAACGACAGTTTCAAAGCTCTGCTTCTCAAGAAAGGCAGCCGTTCAGAGTCCAGCTTCCGCATGTCAGCTGCTGAGATTCTCAAATGCACAGACCCCCGTTTTCAAAGGGCTAATTCAGATCATGCACAATCTGATGGACTGTGCACCTCTCCGACAAGCAGCAGGAGGGCATCTGAAGAGTGGGCACGtacagagggagccttgccccgtTTAACCGCTGGACTAACAAGCCTAAAATATGGGCGTTCACGTACACCACCTTCTGCAGCCAGCAGCCGGTACAACAGCCGAAGCCGCATCTCCAGTGGGCCAATGACTGCCATTTGTGAAAAAGAGGGAGAGCTGGCCGAGTCTACAGACTTCTGCATTAGCGCTGAGAGTCATTTCGCCCTGCCCATATCCTCTAGCAGCACGGTCTGCGCTCAAGGCAGCACTTAG